CTTCTCGAGCGCGGTGATCATCTTGCGCGCCTGCTTGGGCGGCACGGTGCGGTCCTCCTTGCCCTGCACGATGAAAACCGGCGCGCTGATCTTGGCGGCGAAATTCACCGGCGAGATCTCCGCCAGAAATTCCGGCGCCAGCTTCGGGTCGCCGATCCATTCGCGGAAGAAGAGGTAGGCGTAGCGGTATTCCTCGCCCTTTCTTTCCTTGGTGATGTCGGTCCAGTCCGTGACGCCGTTGATCGAGACGCCGCAGCGGTAGAGTTCGGGGCTGTTTCCGAGGGCGAACAGCGCCGCGTAGCCGCCGTAGCTGCCGCCCACGATGGCGATGCGTTGCGGATCGGCCAGACCCTGCTGGATGAGCCAGCGCGTGCCGTCCTCGATGTCGTCCTGCATGCCGCGGCCGATCTCGCGCCGGCCCTTGCGGTAGAACTCGGTGCCGTAGCCGGGTGAGCCGCGGAAATTCATCTGGAACACGGCGTAGCCGCGGTTGGCGAGGAACTGCACCAGCGGGTGAAACTGCCAGCTGTCGCGCACGAACGGACCGCCGTGCGGCATGATCACCACGGGCAGGTTCGTCCGTCCGGCCCCCGGCGGCAGCGTGAGGTAGCCGTGGATGGCCTCGTCGTCGCGGGCGCGGTATTTGACCGGATACATGGGGGCCATGGCCGCCACCGGCAGCCCCGGCATGCGCTCGGTCAACTTGGATACCTCCGGCTTCGCTGACTTAAGGTCGACAAGGTAGTAGGTGCCGGGATCGCGATCGGAGAAGGCGAGCACGAGGAACCGCTTCTCGTCGCGCGAGCGGCTGACGATGAGGTTCACCGTGTTGGGCAGCAGCCGGTCCAATCCGCCCTGCAAGGCGGCGAATCCCGGGTCGAACCAGTGCAGGCGCGGGCCGTCGGTGATGTAGCGGATGCCCACCACGCTCTCGGTCAGCTCCGACATCACGGGACCGGACAAGCTGACCCCATCGACGCCCGGCGCGCCGCGCTCGGGGATGATGTCAAACTCCGGGTGGCTCGCGATCACATCGCCCAGCTTGCCGGCCTCGACGTCGTAGTAGTAGACGGCGCGGCGCTTTTGTTCGTTGTTGGCCACGACGATGAGCTTCTTGCCGTCGTAATCGAAACCGAGCGGGCTGATGCGGCCGGCCTCGGCGTCGCTCAGCGGCATCGTGCGCCACTTGGCCTGCTCGTTCTCGCGGTAGATCACGCCGTGTTTCAGGCCGTCGCGGGTGACGCCCAGCCGGACGACACCCTCGCGGTCCGGCACCCAACCGACCACGTTGCCGGGGTTTTTCACGACGGTGCGCACCTGGGCCGTCCGCGTGCTCACGCGGACGACGTCGGGATAGACGAGGTCGCTGCCCTCGAAGAAGCCCTGGTCGAGCATCAGCACGTTCTGCTCGGCGTCGTTGAAACTGTGGATGATCTTGGTCGCGAGGAGCGGCTGCGGGTCGGTCGGGTCCACGTCGGGGCCGGCAAACGCCGCCCAGTTTTTTCCGTCACAATCCACGGCGCTGACTCCGGTCAGCGACTGGCCGTCCCAGACGGTCGTCACGAAGCTGATGCGCCGGTCGCTGACCCAGCGGAAGCTGGCGACCTCCTTGCGCAGGCCGCTGCGGGTCACGCCGGGGTTCACGCGCGCGGTCTGCTTGGTTTCAAGATCGAGGATCATCAGCCACGGATCGCCGTTCAGCATCTGCAGACAGGCGATGTAGCGCCCGTCGGGGGAAAGACTGGCCCGCGAGAACCGGGTATCCTGGGTGAATTTCTCGAGCGGGATCATCTCCGCGGCGGCCCAGACCGCGGGGAGCATCCACATGAGCGCAAACAGACGGGGGAAACGCATGATTGGGAGGGGTGACGCGGCTGGCCCGTCCGCGTTGGCACATGCAGCCGGACCGCGGGAACGCCGTCAAACGGCAATCACGCGGTCCGGTCACATAACGCTGGTTCTCTCCGCGGTTCTGGTTTTCATTCCCGCCCATGCGCTTTCCCCGGGTGATCGCCAGTTTGCTTCTCAGTGCCGCGACCGTCGTCGTCGCGGAGGAGGCCGCGCCGGTGCTGAACATCCGGAGCAGCACCTTCACCGTCGTCACGGAGAACGACAAATACTTCGCCGGCACCGACCGCCACTACACCAACGGACTGAAGCTCACCTGGCTCGGGGAGACGAACCTCAACGAGTCCTACCCATTTGTGCAAACCGCGGCGAAGGTCATCCCGTGGATGGACCCCGCGCACGTGAACTGGCGCTACAAGGTCGGCTTTGCCCTCGGCCAGAACATCTACACGCCCACCGACACCGATACCACCGCCCTCATCCCCGACGACCGCCCCTACGCGGGTTGGCTCTACGGCTCGATCATCCTCCAGGCCCAGCTGGAGAACCAGCTCCGCCTCGTTGAGCTTTCGCTCGGTGTGGTCGGACCTTCCGCCCTCGGCGAGCAGTTTCAGAACCGATTTCACGACCTGATCAACGTCGCCCGCGCCAACGGCTGGGCCAACCAGCTGCGCGACGAACCCGGCCTGCGTCTCACCTGGGAACGCCGCTACCGCACCTGGCAATGGCAGGGCTCCAGCTTGCCGGAGCTGGGCGTGGACCTGGTGCTGCGGCACCGCATCACGCTCGGCAACGTTTACACCCACGCCGCCGGCGGTGCCGTCGTGCGGCTCGGCTGGCGCCTGCCCGCCGACTTTGGTCCCGATCTCATCCGCCCCGGCGGCGGCAACACCCCGATTAGCGGCGGCCCGAAACGCTTCGGCGCCTATGTCTATGCGAGCAGCGAGGTGCGGGCCGTCGCCCGCGACATCTTCCTCGACGGCAACACCTGGCGCGACAGCCACTCCGTGGACAAGCGCCCGTTTGTCGCCGACCTGAGTCTCGGGTTGGTCTTCCAGTGGCCGAGCTTCCGCTTCGCCTACACCCAGGATTACCGCACCAAGGAATTTTACGGCCAACCGCGCCGCGATGTGTTTGGCTCCATCGGTTTCTCCTTCTCCCGCTGACCATGTCCTCCATCGCCGACACTTATTACGCCACCGCCACCGCCCTGCTCGCCCGCGCGCGGGAGGTGAACGCGCCGACGCTGAAGAAGCTCGGCGCCCTCCTTGGCCAATCCGTCGCCAACGGCGGCGTCATCCACACCTTCGGCAGCGGCCACAGCGAGGTCATCGGCCGCGAGATCATCGGCCGCGCCGGCGGACTCGTCTGCGTGAGCGGCCTCTACGACCCGACGGGCGGCTTCATTGAGAACATGGTTGGCTACGGCACCAAGATCGCCGAGCGCTACGACCGCCAATACGGCCTGCTCGCCGGCGAGACGATCATCGTCATCTCCAACTCCGGCAAAAACTCCTCGCCCATCGAGGTCGCCCTCTACGCCAAACAAAAGGGCCTGACCGTCATCGGCTTGACCTGCGTGGAAATGTCCAAGACCGCGCCCACCGTGCATCCTGGTGGCAAAAAACTCCACGAAGTCGCCGACTACGTCCTCGACAACCTCGGACTGCCCGGCG
The DNA window shown above is from Oleiharenicola lentus and carries:
- a CDS encoding lipid A deacylase LpxR family protein: MRFPRVIASLLLSAATVVVAEEAAPVLNIRSSTFTVVTENDKYFAGTDRHYTNGLKLTWLGETNLNESYPFVQTAAKVIPWMDPAHVNWRYKVGFALGQNIYTPTDTDTTALIPDDRPYAGWLYGSIILQAQLENQLRLVELSLGVVGPSALGEQFQNRFHDLINVARANGWANQLRDEPGLRLTWERRYRTWQWQGSSLPELGVDLVLRHRITLGNVYTHAAGGAVVRLGWRLPADFGPDLIRPGGGNTPISGGPKRFGAYVYASSEVRAVARDIFLDGNTWRDSHSVDKRPFVADLSLGLVFQWPSFRFAYTQDYRTKEFYGQPRRDVFGSIGFSFSR
- a CDS encoding alpha/beta hydrolase family protein, with product MRFPRLFALMWMLPAVWAAAEMIPLEKFTQDTRFSRASLSPDGRYIACLQMLNGDPWLMILDLETKQTARVNPGVTRSGLRKEVASFRWVSDRRISFVTTVWDGQSLTGVSAVDCDGKNWAAFAGPDVDPTDPQPLLATKIIHSFNDAEQNVLMLDQGFFEGSDLVYPDVVRVSTRTAQVRTVVKNPGNVVGWVPDREGVVRLGVTRDGLKHGVIYRENEQAKWRTMPLSDAEAGRISPLGFDYDGKKLIVVANNEQKRRAVYYYDVEAGKLGDVIASHPEFDIIPERGAPGVDGVSLSGPVMSELTESVVGIRYITDGPRLHWFDPGFAALQGGLDRLLPNTVNLIVSRSRDEKRFLVLAFSDRDPGTYYLVDLKSAKPEVSKLTERMPGLPVAAMAPMYPVKYRARDDEAIHGYLTLPPGAGRTNLPVVIMPHGGPFVRDSWQFHPLVQFLANRGYAVFQMNFRGSPGYGTEFYRKGRREIGRGMQDDIEDGTRWLIQQGLADPQRIAIVGGSYGGYAALFALGNSPELYRCGVSINGVTDWTDITKERKGEEYRYAYLFFREWIGDPKLAPEFLAEISPVNFAAKISAPVFIVQGKEDRTVPPKQARKMITALEKAGRPPQELFLANEGHSFKDEKSRTRLYGEIERFLAKHLAPR
- a CDS encoding sugar isomerase domain-containing protein, with translation MSSIADTYYATATALLARAREVNAPTLKKLGALLGQSVANGGVIHTFGSGHSEVIGREIIGRAGGLVCVSGLYDPTGGFIENMVGYGTKIAERYDRQYGLLAGETIIVISNSGKNSSPIEVALYAKQKGLTVIGLTCVEMSKTAPTVHPGGKKLHEVADYVLDNLGLPGDAIAPVTDTIKAGPTSTLIGATLLNLLMLETIEWLKTGGHALPILRSQNMPDAIEYNRSLGAKYKGRLSRQLA